The region CCTGATAGAGTAAATCGACGGTCTGCTGCTCACCGGCAAGAACAGCTGAAAGCTTACGTTGCAATTCATCAAGAGTGTGGGCAACCAATCCCAAACGCTCATTCATCGCTTCACGTCCGGTTTGCAGGGTATAAGCCAGTGAGTGAAGGTATGCTTGCGCATGCCCTGCACTCTCTCCTTTCGCCTCTATCCGATTCGCATATTCGTTCACATGAGCCAGCAGATTGGCGGTCATCTGTTTGAGCTGTACATCATTTTTCGCCGACAACGGAATCAGTGCCGGATCGCGGGATAAATATTCTTCCGCAGAGATTTTCCTGGCCGATGGTTCCATCGCAGATAGCCCCTCAGTCGGGAATTGCTCAATGACTAAGTGGGCATTGGTTCCACTGAATCCGAAAGAACTCACGGCAGCCTGACGTCGCTGACCGGATTCCACTATCCAGTCTCTGAGTTCCCGGTTGACATAAAAAGGTGTGCCGTCCAACGTAATGTGCTCATTAAGTTCCTGATGATGCAGCGTTGGAGGAATCTGTTGGTTCTTCATTGCCAGCAACACTTTGAGCACCGAAGCGACCCCGGCGGCCCTCAGCGTGTGGCCGATGTTGCTCTTCACCGACCCCAGTGCGCAGTAGTTCTCTTTTTGGGTAAAGAGAGAGAAGGTCTGTTTTAGACCCACGACTTCCACAGGATCCCCCAGTTTGGTTCCTGTTCCGTGCGTCTCTACATACTGTATTTGCTCAGGATCGATACCAAAGCCGGTGTATACCGCCTGCTCCAGGCGAGACTGAGCATTGCCGTTCGGGGCCGTAATCCCATTACTTTTACCATCCTGATTCACCCCCCAGCCTTTGATCACGCCGTGAATAACATCCTGATCTTCAATCGCATCTTCCAGGCGTTTTAACAGCACCACACCAACGCCTTCTCCGGGGACAAAACCATTGGCTCGCTGATCAAAAGTAAAGCAGCGGCCATCTTCCGACAGCATTCCGGCCTTGCTGGTCATAATGTGCATGCTTGGGCCAGCCAACACGGAGACCCCACCGGCCAGGGCCAGATCGCTATTTCCCAGCACCAGGCTGTCACAGGCAGATGCAATCGCCACCAGAGATGACGAACAAGCCGTATCAATAGCCAGGCTCGGCCCCTGTAAATCCAGATGGTAGGCAATTCTTGCCGCTAAAATGGAAATCGCATTTCCCATAAAGGCTTGTGCATTGAGTTCCATTCCAAAGCGCGCGTCGTAGTCACCCTCCCCGCAACCGACGAAAACGCCGCACCGACTACCAGATAAATCAGCAGGGTTGTACCCAGCATCTTCAATACACCCCCAGCACGCCTCAAGAAATACCCGCTGCTGCGGATCCATCATCTCGGCTTCCCGGGGAGAAATATTAAAAAACAGCGGATCAAACTTATCTGCATCTTCCAACACGCCCATCCATTTGGAATAGGTTTTGCCGGGTGTGTGACGATTACGATCGAAAAAGTCTTCAATCGCCCAGCGTTCCGCCGGAACTTCTGAAATACAATCGTCCCCTTTGCTCAAATTCTCCCAGAACTGTTGCAGATTCTTAGCCTTCGGGAACTGACCAGACATACCTACGATAGCAATCGCCTGGCGCCTGGCAGGAGCCGGGCTTATAGCCAATTCTGTGTTTGCGGCGCAGGGGGTCGCCACTGCCTGTGGCTCGACACGTTCGGCCTTCAGGAGCGTCTGTTTGGCACTCGGTATCGATGTCTGAGACAGACCAGCCATAAGCTCAGCGCCGGTGTCAGAAGCAGAGGGCTGGGTCAATGTTGCTTCACCAAAAACCGCAGAATCAGGAAGCGAAGATTGGCCAAGCCCGGAACAACGCTGAACCAGCAAGGCGAACTCTTGTAACGTTGGATGGCTGTATACTTCGGCAGCATTCAGGTCCAGCCCGTAGTGCTGGTTGATCTTTCTGATCCAGGTGACACCGGTAATCGAATCCAGACCCAAATCGACAAACGCAACATTCGGATCGATCGCCTGAGGTTTGATTTGCAGCTCTTGAGACAGCGTTTGGCTTAAAAATTCCAGAATATTGGCTGGGGGCGTATTCGCGCGTTTCCGGGCATCAACCACATTTTCCCGAACATTGCTCCCAACAGTGACGTTGGATAACCCCACCGGTGCGGGTACAAAGCCGGGTGTCATCTCTGCCTCTATTTCCCGGCGTTCACCGGTTGCAGTATTTAGCCCCGCTTCTTTGATCACCAGCCCAGTGAATACTTTCAGACTGGGATAGCTGTACACGTCGGCAGCATTGAGAGTAAGCCCGTATTCCGCGTTGATGTTTCTAATCCAGGTGACGCCGGTAATCGAGTCCAGACCGAGATCAACAAAGGGTTGTTCACTTTCAATTTGTTCGGTTCTGATTTGCAACTCTTCTGCCAGCATGCGACGTAACAGGGAATAAACCTGTTCAAACACAGCATTACTGTCTTGTTCTTTCTGCACGGCACTCGTTGAATCCAACGCTTTCGTGCCCTGGACTCCAGAAACGCGCTGGTGACTGGCCTGCTCCTGACCACTGATTTGTTCCCGGTGGCTGAGCATCCCCTGGTTAAAATGCTGTTGGATACGAGCCAGCACCTCCTGATTGCCGACAAAAGTATGCTCATGCATCCGAAGCTCCAGAACATAATTCGCTTCGACTTGATTTCTGATGCGCCGCGAACGCTGTGTCTTCCTGGCAACCAGCTCATCTCGGGACATTCGGGCCATGGCATTGGCAGCCGCCAGAGCAAATGGCAGCACTTGAGCACGTTCAAGTACCGGGCTTTTGAGCCCGCGGGCCTGAAGTTCAAAACCTTTATACTCTTTGGCGGTAAACAGAACTTCTCTGGCAATATCCAGACCCAGGCGGCAGGGAAGAATGAGGGTTGATCCGGCTCCCGGAGTGAATCCGTAGCGCATATAAGGACTGTAATAGACGCTTTCCTGACTGAAAATCGCATCGTCACAAAACATGCCCACAGCCCAGCCGGGACCAATACCATGCCCTTGCATGGCTGCGATCACCGGAATATCGCACTCCAGCGGTAAGGCAAAGATTTTCTCATCGGTAAACTTTGCGCTTCCCTTCTGGATCGCCTGCAACGTTTCCATCGTACCGCCGCTGGCAAAGTAGTGGTCATACCCGGTAAGCACCACCACTTTATAGGCCTGATTCTGGTGAATATGAGCAAAGATCTCTTCAAAACCGGCAACAAAGGCTTTCGAGAATTTATTACGACTTTCCCGCTCACACAACCGGACCAGCAGAACACCATTGTCATAGACTTCAGCGTCGATAACCGGAGAATTGAGCGCCACCTTGCGCGGCTTGCCCTGAGGTAATCCCAATTGCCCGGCCTTAAATGCCTGTAACCAGCTTTCCGTCAGTACAGCGGATTCATGAGATTCAGGTACGGCCCTCTCGACAGCAAAAGCGAGCGGCCTCTCAGTCAACGCAACAGACTGACCGACAAGATTGGCTGCCAAATGTTGCTTCAATTGAATGAGCGCCTCTCTGGGCACGCTCGCCAGTTCCTGCGCCAGCTTCAGGCTTTCCTCGGCAACCTCCGTCGAAGGGAAAACCGGCATCAGCAAGCCCAGTTCTTTCAGATGGCGCCCTTCAATTCCCCGCCAATCGGTCAGCAATACCTGAGCCGCGGATGGTGTAAAACGCTCGCTAAGAAGATGATACAACTGCTGCGATACCATCTGTTTCTGGCTGACATACTGATAGCGGCCCGTGGTACTCAAAACAGCAAAATCGCACAGGCAGACAAACAACCACGCATAACCTTTGCAATCGCCCGGTACAGAAGCGATCACTGGAAACGGCAACTCCAGAACGGTCCGATACAGCGCTTCTTGCAAAAACAGTTCGGTATCATCTTCGAGAGCGGGAAGAAAATGGTGTTCATCACCGCTGATCAGCAGAACGCTGATGTCCGTCCGATTTTTTATTTCATTGAGTAGACGGTGAAGATGACTGAGCCGGGCCATTCCCGGAGAATCCTCTATTAGCGAGCTGCCATTAGCATCATGAAGCCGAAGGCAAAATATGCCCTGGCCTTCATCCGTCAAACGAAATGGAGAGTTCTCAACGTTTAGATTCGAAACCTGAAATGGCGCTGCCACCTGAAATGCTTGCAGAGAAGCAAGTACCCGCTTGCCTTCTGCGCGTTCACCGGTTTTTTGACTGTCAGCTACGTCCAATACCGATAGCTCGGCATCTGCCGACATAACATCCGCCGACATAACATCTACCGACATAACAGTGGAGGCTCGTGCTGCCTGGCTATTCAGGGTATCCGGTGCCGAGTAGCGAGCGTCCTCTGGCAACCAGTACCGGTCTTGCTCAAAAGGATAAAGCGGCAAACCTGCCACACGTTGGCGCGGGGTCTGATACCATGCCGCCCAGTCGATTTGTCGACCTTCGAGCCATTGTCCGGCCAGCCCCCGTAAATCACGTCGCTGAATAGATGTATCGATGTCTGCCTGTTGCCGCCTGCTGTTACCTTTGTTTTTCTCTCCTTGCGCAACAGTGCCGGTAAGATAACTTTGAGCAAACGTATTCCGGTTTAGATAATCTTCCAGCCCAGTGAGTATCTCAGCATCGCTTTTTCCGGCAACAGCCAGGCGATGGCCTAAAGATTCACGTCCCAGTTGTAACGTATAAGCAATGTCTTTTAACCCATTGGTTGTCAGATGCGGATGCTGCTGAATATACACTTTCAGTTGCCGGGCTAAGACATGCAATTGCGCTTCACTTCTGGCAGAAAGCAGTAATAGCGCGGGCTCAGGATCCAATTCCGGGAATTGGCTTGCTGGCGACACTTCCGACGGTCGGAATTCTTCAAGCACCATATGGACATTGGTCCCGCTAAAGCCGAAAGAACTCACTGCTGCGATCCGCTTTCCCTGAGAATTCGGTTGCCAATCCTTAACCTGGGTATTGACGACAAAAGGCGTGTCTTCAAAGGGAATCAGTGGATTCGGCTTTTCATAGTTCACGCTGGGAGCCAACTTACGATGCTTGAAAGACAGCAGGAGCTTGATCAGCGCACTGACCCCAGAAGCATGGACACAATGGCCGATGTTACTTTTTACCGATCCAATTGCACAAAAACCGGTACGCTGGGTCTGTCTGCGGAAGGCATCTGTCAGGGCGGTGATCTCGATTGGATCACCTAGCTTCGTTCCGGTGCCGTGAGCTTCAATATAGGTCAGATCGTCAGCACTGAGATTCAGCTCATCGTATACCTGGCAAATCAACTCGGTCTGCGAGCGACTGCTTGGCGCTGTAATCCCGTTCGTCTTACCATCCTGGTTCATGCCTGAGCCTTTGATCACACTATAAATGTGGTCTTTATCGTCAATTGCATCCTGCAACCGCTTTAGGATCACGACACCAACCGCTTCGCCCGGCACAAAACCATCAGCCCGGTGATCAAAAGGCTTACAACGCCCATCGGCCGACAACATCCCGGCTTTGGCACACAAAATGTGGAAGTTGGCCGTGGTATGGATTGAAACACCACCGGCAATTGCCATATCGATAGCGCCGTTTCTCAAACTTTCACAAGCCAAATGTACCGCAGCCAATGACGATGAAGAGGCGGTATCGATCGCCATCGCCGGGCCTTTCATGTCCATAAAATAGGCAATCCGGGCAGCCAAAATCGATGAGTCGTTCCCCATAAATGAAGAGGCATCGAGTGGGATATCATGCTGTCGCAGATTAGCCTGATAGTCCCCGGCATCGGCACCGGCATAAACGGCCCATTTTTTGTCTTTTATCTCACGGTTGGCATATCCAGCATCTTCCAGCGCGTGCCAACTTTCCTGTAAAAACAAACGTTGCTGAGGGTCCATTTGCCTGGCTTCTTTGCCGGAAATTCCAAAAAAAGAAGCATCAAATTTATCAATATCTTCAATAAACCCGCCCCATCGGCCATAGGTCTTATTTGGCTTCGTACGGTCTTCATCAAAATAGGCAGCAATATTCCAACGCTCTGCCGGGACTTCGGAAATACAATCGCCACCGTCCAGTAACAAGGACCAGAACGCATCGACATTCACCACGCCGGGGAAACGTGCGGACACTCCGATAACGGCAATATCCCCCTCATAACCCCCCTCATAGATAGGCCGGGCCGTCTTGCTGGTATCATCCGTTTTTTGCAGGATTTTTCTTGTCTGGTTGGCTTCGCTGCGTTGTACCGTATCATCCTGAATATCGATTTCCCGCCACTCCGACTGCATACGCGTCACAATAGCATTCTGATAATTTTCCATCAGATAGCAGCGTAAATCATTCACACAGCCATAATCGAAGAGCACCGTACTGGGAAGTTTTATCGCAAAAGCGCCGTTCAGTTTTACAACCAAATTAATTGCTGCAAAGGAGTCAACGCCATACTCAGAAAATGCTTTAGCCTCGTCGATATCAACCTTTTTCTTCAGACATTCAAGCAAGTTCTTCACGAGCACTGCGTTGATATAATTCAGGATGGCGTCTTCGTCGATGTCGACGGATTGCGGCACAATCTCTTGTTCTGTCTGCTGATACTCTGCCTGTTCATATTCCGATTCAGACCGGAGAGTCGGTAACCGCCCACGATGATCACCGATCTGTTGCATCAGGATCGTATCTGTCGACGGCAACCTTTGCTGCGAAGCTGTTGCAGACTCAGATTGTGCATTTTCATTACTTGAAGCAATCGTCTGTGATGAGGGAGTAAAAACCAGTTCGGCTAACACAGTGGCTGGTATGGTGTAAGTCCACACGCCGGAAGATTCTGATACATACTGGATTGAGTCGATACTGCGCAGGAATATTTCAGCCGGTTTGTTTTTATCACTTGCCGCAAATCGGATTTCAACGGTCTCTTTCTTCCGTTCCAGAGCTTTCCGACCTAGTACATTCAGCATCTGATATTCAACACCACGCCCCAGCACACGACAACTGAGCAATCCCCCATCAACGGATAGCACATTTTCCCGCTCGGAGAAAAAGCACAAACCGCAAATACCATAATCGCCGAATCGATCAGCGACACGGATACTCAGACAACCCTGTTCTGGGCTCTGAATTCTGGCAAGAATATCGGCAACGGTGTATGGCGCTTTGACAAAGTTAAACTGATTGGTGCGATGCGTCAGTTGAGATAGTCTCTCAGCCTGGTCTTGCGTCGCTGGCTGGATTGTAATTTCAAGTTCCAGTCCGCGAATGAACGCCTCCATACTGAATGCACTCTGACGGAACGCTTCACGCCGAACCTGCTCCTGATACATGTGGGTACGTTTTGCGTCTTCATTCGTTTGGCGATGCACCTGATCAAAGCCCCAGACATGAGCAAGGAATCCCGGAATATCGTTACTATTTTCAGGCAATCGCAAACTTAATACCTGTGGGCAGCCAGCAGAAACTTCAGCGTATTCAATCGGACTATCATCCAGAAAAATAAAGCTATCCAAGCCCAGGTTTAGGTTTTTTGCCAGACGTTGAAGATTATCGGACTTGGCATTCCAGTTGATTTTTGTGTCAACAAAATCATGCCATTGCAAAATCATGTCGTCACGACTGTCAAATACCCGCTTGACGTCCTCATGATTATTCTTGCTCACCAGACATAAAAGCATGCCCTGCTCTTTCTGGCGTAACATGAACTGTTGCAACGCACGATAATTCGAATCGATCTTGATGCCTTCGGCCCCCTGTTCACCAACCACGCCAGACCACAGCGTGTTATCGCAATCAAGGGCGATCACTTTATAAGGGGGGCGCTGGAAGGCATGGATATGACGCACAAGAACCGATGCAATGATCTCAAAAAACTCTGGTGTATAAGGAATATGCCCCATCTCATCACGAACGGCATCGTGGTATTCGGTGACATCATAAGCCGCCGACTCGCTGTTCAGATCAATGCCGATAATATCCGTCTTATCCCCCAGAATCTGTTGCATCATCTGAGGCATGTTCTCAAGCAGATCGGTAGAAAACCTTTCCCGCATCTCTGGGGACGGAGGGCAAAGCACAAAGAGCGTAGGCCCCCGACGGCTACCTTGTGTCTCTCTGACCAGGGTCAGCAGTTCCTTAAAGTTATCGCTGATCCCCTGCTCAAATGGAGTAAGGCGATGCTGATTGTCAGCATGAGCAACAGGACGTCTGGCATAAAAATTGGCTAAACCTGAAGACTTAAGCATCTCTTCTTCAACAATCGCCAGCTCAAAGCCTTTATCCCGCAGTAACCGGGCTATTTTATCCGCGGTTGTACCTTCTTTATCATGAACTTCAACGACAACCTGACGAATATTCGGCCATATTTCATCAGCAATACTGCTTAAAATGTCCCATTCGCATTTTTCGGCATCCACTTTCAGCAGATCGATAGTCTCAATATGATGCTCTTGCATAATACTGGCTAACGAACGCATCTGAACCTGATAGGTTTGTTTTTGCAGACGCTCACTGATCATGGCATCCAAATGTTCCCGAATAGCTTCACTATCCGTATCGCCGAAACGCTTGGTCACTTCATTTTCCATTGATTTTTTCAGCGCTTCGCCATCTTCTGTTTCATCGGTATGAAACCCTGACCAGACCGAAGAATTCGGGTAAAAAACAAATTCGGCTTCCCCGTCCTTGTCGGCAATACCCACTTGCAAAGCTTTCGCCTGAGGCGCATACAATGCGAGGTTCTTTCGAAGAATGGCGTAAGAAATCGGTGAAGGTTCGCAAGAAAAAATACGTAAATCAGGACATTGGGTTGTAGCAAACAGAGAGAACATTCCGATGTTGCCGCCAATATCGACTATCACATCTCCCTGTTGAAAAGAAATGCCGTGCTTCGCGTATGTTTTCTCTACGAAAATCTCTTCATAGAGATAGCTGGTTTCATAAGGTTTTAGATGTGCGACCTCCATACCGTTAGGCAGTACAAAGCGTTCACAATCCGTCAAATGATGCTCAATTTGCTCCGAAGAAACCTGGGGTACCTCACCTTTCCCCGAGGTCGCAGTTATCGGAGGCATAGTTGTCGGAGGCATAGTTGTCGGAGGCATAGTTATCGAAGGAATAGTTATCGGGCCATTGGCAACCAGATCTTCTAACCGACAGAGAATCGCATTTACACCTTCGGTGTTCGCGGTCAGTAAACGTTGTTGATCCAGAAGTTCCTGATAAACTTGGTTATATGGCGCAAATTTAATCTGATCGTTCCAGTTCAGGCGAGAGAACCATACTTGCAAAGGTTCAGCGATCGGCTCTGCGGTGAAGGTCGCAGCAATGGCCCATGATTGACCAGCAACACTCCCCGTTTGATTTTGTTGACCAAAGCCCGATTGGTTGTCTGTCAGTTGTTCTATTTCCACCGTCTGCTCACTTTGTTCGGCTCTTTGATATGAGCGAATATGTAACCCTTTCATTTCCACCAATATCTCTCCCGACTCATTAGCTAAAAACACATCAAAAACTCCCTTTTCGGGCGTGTCTGAAACGGCCTGTCTGGGTATGACAAACACATCACACTTTGGCGTTAAATGTGTGTAAATCACGATATTTTCTAACGAAAAAGGCACATAAACCTGATGTTGATGATCGCACCGCCGGGTTTCTCTGACGCCAAGTAAAACAGTTTGAACTGCGGCATCGAGTATGTAGGGAGAAGGGAGGTCTGTCAGACTCGCTTCATCAGCCACGATCCGACCCCAAAAAAGATCCTGGCTGCAGTGAAGCTCGTCCAGACACTGAAACTGTTCCCGGTAGTTGATTCCGCCGGCCAGAAACAAGCGGTAAATTTCATCGCGGTTCAGCCGATGAGTGAAGGTGTGAGATGACGTATCAGGAAGACGAAAAACAGGTGCTTCGGCATTGTTTGTAGCCAGTTTCTTATTCAAACCAGGCTCATTGTTTAAACCTGAGAAAACAACACCTGTCGCATGGCGTTTTGTCGCGTTTCCCGGAACCTTGGATGTGACCCAATAGGTGGTGCCATCCCCATCAGTATCCAGATGAATATTAACCTGGCAAACGCCCTCCGCAATGGCTAGTGGCGCAAACCATACGGCATCTTTTACCCGAAAAGGGTAGATAGAAAGCTCATGATTACTTTGCCTTTTATCCAAGAGGGAGGCCGCGACAAAATGAATATATCCCATCGCCGGTAGGATTGGTTCATCTAATACTATGTGTCCAGAAATAATAGTGCTTCTATTATTTAATGTGTATTCTGACATCTCGACCTCCTTGTCACCAATATGTTTAAACCATTTTGGTTAAATCTCGAAAGCTTCGTTCCTGAAAGTTTCGTTACTGACGTATTTAAAAAATATAATAAAAATTCAAATAAAATATTGGAAACAAAAATATAGACTGAGATGAATATTAGAAAACCCAAAGGAAACTCCGGGTCTAAAAAGAAAACTCTAGGTATGAAATGAGATCATACTTTATTAATTGAAAACATATGCGTGTTACCAGCGTGTTATAGATGTGTTTTTTACTCAATGGGAAAATTATTACAAATTATTTCTAACATTATATTAAATTATTTTTCCCCAATAAAAACAGACGAATAACCGCTCAAAATAATAGCCTCTTTTGAGGGGAACAGGCCGAGTTGAGCGATTTGGCCAATCGCCACAAAGATATATCATCAACCGGACTGAGCGATGCTGAATATCGCCCGCGCCGAACGGCGCCTGAGACAGAAAAAGCTCCACAAAACATTCGACAAGAGCCATGCACACAGGCTCATAGCGATGTTGATACTGCATCGGGGTAACCGTGTTGGCGATGTTCCAGGATGCTCCACTGCGCCCTGTTATTACAGCTTGAATGGCTGAATAAGGTTCAGCATTTTATGACAATCGTTAGTCTCTTCCCCGGAGAGGGCATAGAAGATGAGTGGCCTGTTGAGTATTAAGTTGGTGTTCAGCTTTTATTGATAAGAACACTGATTGACACGCCTTTCTTCGCTGATATAGAGTTGCTTATAAGTTAAAGAGATAAAATCGCATTCATTTATCCCAAAAGAAATATCTATATCCAAAATAATTCGAGTTGCAGGAATACAGCGATGCAACTAATCCCCTGGAGCTTACAAAAGTGAGTGACTGGGATGGATAAGGAAAGTCAACGCCCTGCAACGTGAGACATGATGGGTATAACCATTAAGGAAAATAATCAAAACAACCGGTTAGATTCTCGAATTTCATTATCAGTCGGTAATTAGTTTGATAGTTTTATTTGTAGATGAATTTTCTCTACCTGTAGTCATTTTTAATTAAGTCAGTCATGCACAAGTTAAGGAGCATCATATGAGCCACAAAAGCAAGGAAGATATTTTCAATATTATCGTGCATAACTTACTGGAAATCCTCCCATATCTGGATACCAGTACCATTGCTCTAGAACAGAGCATGAAAGACTTAGGAGCCAATTCAATTGACCGGGCTGATGTTCTGCTCTCTAGCATGGAAACCCTCGATCTCATGTTCCCTCTCCATGAAGCCGGAGACCTCAAAAATATCGGAGAATTAGTGGATTTCCTGCACGCCAAAGCACAGTAGTCATCCACACTATGCTGATCTTCTGGCGAATATGGCCTTTCAGTGAATCAAAGCAGGATGCGTATGAAGAACAATGTCGTTGTGACCGGCTTAGGCGTAGCAGCTGCGAATGGAATCGGAATACCAGCTTTTACCCAATCACTGAAAACAGGTATCAGTGGAATCAACAGGCATACCAACGAATTTCCAGAAATCAAGGCAAGCCTGGCTGATTACAACTATAAGGCGGCATTAGAGTCTTTATCTCTCACTCAGGAAGAGCGAAAAGATGCTTTGCGCCTGGGGGCCAGAGTGCCGTTGAGTACCCGGGTATCACTCGCAACTGCACTTGAAGCCTGGCATGATGCTTTTGCCGACGGATGCCCTTACCCTCCAGAACAAAGGGGAATCATCATTGCCGGGCATAACGTCGAGCAAAAATATCAATATCAAATCCGACAATCCTTCATCGACCAACCCGAATTTGTTCCTGCAAGTTATGCGCTGTACTTTATGGACACAAATCAGTTAGGTCTGATCAGCGAGCTTTTAACTATCCGTGGAGAAGGCTGTACTGTTGGTGGCGCTTCAGCCAGCGGAAACTCCGGCATTATCCAGGCATACAGGCAAGTCGCATCAGGAATCACCCAGTCTTGTCTGGTCGTCGGAGCAATGGCAGATTTATCACCTCCAGAGATACAGGCATTCAAAAACAGCGGCGCCCTGCTGACCCAAAGCGACTCTAGTGATCCCGCACAGCTTTGTCGCCCCTTTGATCAAGATCGAAAAGGGTTTGTTTACGGTCAAGGATGTGCCTGTCTGTTGCTGGAAAATGAACAAAGTGCCCGTGAACGCCACGCACCGATTTGGGGACGAATTCTTGGTGGCAGTATCTGCCTGGATGCCAATCGAGGCAGTAATCCAAGTTGTGAAGGTGAGTCTCGGGTGATGCAACAGGCGCTGTTGACTGCCTGTTGTCCCTATGATTCGGTCGACTACATCAATACGCATGGCACCAGTTCACTTATGGGCGATGAAACTGAAATCGCCGCCATCAAGCGTGTTTTTGGCCCTTACCATCAACGGATTTGGCT is a window of Dickeya solani IPO 2222 DNA encoding:
- a CDS encoding acyl carrier protein, giving the protein MSHKSKEDIFNIIVHNLLEILPYLDTSTIALEQSMKDLGANSIDRADVLLSSMETLDLMFPLHEAGDLKNIGELVDFLHAKAQ
- a CDS encoding beta-ketoacyl synthase N-terminal-like domain-containing protein, which encodes MKNNVVVTGLGVAAANGIGIPAFTQSLKTGISGINRHTNEFPEIKASLADYNYKAALESLSLTQEERKDALRLGARVPLSTRVSLATALEAWHDAFADGCPYPPEQRGIIIAGHNVEQKYQYQIRQSFIDQPEFVPASYALYFMDTNQLGLISELLTIRGEGCTVGGASASGNSGIIQAYRQVASGITQSCLVVGAMADLSPPEIQAFKNSGALLTQSDSSDPAQLCRPFDQDRKGFVYGQGCACLLLENEQSARERHAPIWGRILGGSICLDANRGSNPSCEGESRVMQQALLTACCPYDSVDYINTHGTSSLMGDETEIAAIKRVFGPYHQRIWLNSTKSLTGHCLYAAAAVETVATLIQMKERFLHPNLNLETPINDECRFVGQHAQHQEIKVALNNAFGFGGINTCVVLAHASQ